The Triticum aestivum cultivar Chinese Spring chromosome 7B, IWGSC CS RefSeq v2.1, whole genome shotgun sequence genome window below encodes:
- the LOC123155886 gene encoding protein IRON-RELATED TRANSCRIPTION FACTOR 2-like: MEHQLFDDAVPSSMIWPLEAENGFTDELPSLQLPDVDLDFDIHEFSAPATAPAKAASSGGSGLVGSGSGSHKKLNHNAYERDRRTQLNQLYSTLRSLIPNADHTKKLSIPTTVCQVLDYIPKLQKQVEDLKKKKQELSTAKCRERLQRVKDNTCRIVSATPLDGNEIMVQVSLLSNMAASLPLSKCINVFENKGLHLISSSTFSTEVNRTFYSFHFEMMFAKRQQENVKHFYKNLGF; the protein is encoded by the exons ATGGAGCATCAACTATTCGACGACGCCGTCCCGAGCAGCATGATCTGGCCGTTAGAGGCAGAAAACGGTTTCACCGACGAGCTGCCGTCTTTGCAGTTACCGGACGTGGACCTTGACTTCGACATCCACGAGTTCTCCGCACCGGCAACGGCACCGGCGAAAGCGGCCTCCTCGGGTGGCTCCGGATTGGTTGGTTCCGGTTCAGGATCGCATAAGAAGCTCAACCACAACGCGTACGAGCGCGACCGGCGGACGCAGCTCAATCAGCTCTACTCGACTCTCCGTTCTCTCATCCCCAACGCAGATCACACA AAGAAGCTGAGCATTCCGACGACGGTGTGTCAGGTCCTCGACTACATACCCAAGCTGCAGAAGCAGGTCGAGGATCTCAAGAAGAAGAAACAGGAGCTCAGTACAGCCAAATGCAGAGAAAGACTGCAGCGCGTCAAGGACAACACATGCCGTATTGTTTCTGCCACTCCTCTCGATGGCAACGAAATCATGGTCCAGGTTAGCCTGCTGAGCAACATGGCTGCAAGTCTTCCTCTATCCAAGTGCATAAACGTATTTGAGAACAAAGGGCTTCACCTCATCAGTTCATCGACTTTCTCCACCGAGGTCAATAGAACATTTTACAGCTTCCACTTTGAG